ggcgcctcccctagggcagccacccctcccgccttggggggcaagtttcctaggggtgggggcgcccaaacccatctagggtttcccctgtggccgccgcccctcccctagggaaaccctaaggcgcctcctcctccaccttccccctatatatagttagggagagagagggcagccgcacccccttccctggtgcagccctctcctcctccaacacctcctcctcccccaTAGTGTttgacgaagccctgccggagaaccacgagctccaccaccaccacgacgtcgtgctaCCGGagctttccctcaacttctcctcttcccttgctggatcaagaaggaggagacgtcctcgggctgtacgtgtgttgaacgcgaaggcgccgtccgttcggcgctagatcggatcttccgcgatttgaatcgccgcgagtacgaccccatcaaccgcgttcttgtaacgcttccgcttagcgatcttcaagggtatgaagatgcactccctctctctcgttgctagcatctcctagattgatcttggtgacacgtaggaaaattttgaattattactactttccccaacaTATTCTTCAAAATATGttttgcaggacaacatctctgcttaaataagccacttagaacacattaagatatacatcaacctgccatgcagataaggagagtattgcatcttcatggagtggtattgttaatagtaaggatactctcctctcggttgaccaacaacttgtcttccacatctaattcacgggatctcttaTCACATAGATTaggttaccactatgaacaactcatattgtgggtctcataccatcTCCTTCGGTGCATTATCTATcaaattacgtgatagaccctcagTAAAAGGATctaccagatttttagacgtttggacctaatccaatgcaataactttaGAGTTTTTCATTTTCCACTTTAACTTTCTCTGaacatgtcttgatgacttcatgtgggAACGACTAGAATAGAAGAAGAGGTTCAGGTGCAAAAATAgaaaaaacgattatgggccgttGGATGGACCATGCATCGTACAGATTGTACTGAGTGGAATCTGTGCGCAAAACTGACATTCGAGTCCCTGGCTCCTAGCTATTTTCCTCCTCGcacccttcttcttcttcgagCCCCCCATAGCGGCAGCACAATCCCCCTCCAAGGCTCCAACCATAACcctccgccgcccgccgtcgaTGATTGGGAAACCCtaaggcgcctcctcctcccccttcacaCAGTAGCCGCTAATGCCGCCCGCCGCCCGACCGACCGCGAATCCTTTTGCAACAGCGACATAACCACGGCCATGGTGGTGAGTTCCACCACTCCTCAAGCTTTCTTCCCCCTCCTTCACGGAGTGCAGAGTCTCCACACGACTGACTTCCGTGCAGCAATTCCTCTTTCCCCTTTCTTTTTGAGAAGtattcctctccctctctctctctctctgtcccttgCCCCTCCTCTTCTCTTTCTTGTGTGGCGCATCTGTTCTCCCTCGGATGGCCCCTCTTCTCCCCCCTTGCTTGTTCTCTCATGAAATTCCCGCAAACTGAGCCACCTCTCAAGCTCCAACCACCTTCCTGGATGCACGAAATCTGGTCTCATTGTCCCTATATATATTGCAGATCAATTAGGAGATGTAGACATTTTTTGCGATAAAGTTGTCGAAGAAATTTAAGTGGCAAACCAGATCAGGTTTGAGGTAATGAGCGTCATTCTGGTGTCATGCGTTTGTTGTATGTGCTACTGTTTTTGTACCATTGTTTCGGCATATTTTTGAATCCCTCTCTTTTGTGTGTATTGATTCTGAAGCATGTGTAAGCCTGCTTACTCCATATTTTGATTCTGAAGCATGTGCGAGGCTGCATAATCTGTATTTTTTAACAGTGGATTTATACAGATTCTGACTGTCGCACAGGGAAGACATGTTTGATTTCCTCTGTTCTTTGGGTCCCCATTGTTCCTCAAGCTTTATGCTTACGGAAATATATGTTCTTGTGCTGATGTATTCCTCTGATGGTAGGCATCAGACTAGAGTAGGAACTAAAGTTTAAACTAGATAATATCTCCCTAAGGTTTGGCCTAGAAACGATGATCTCAGTTCTGACTGTAATTTTCGTCTCAAGATCCAGTGATGAAGGGGAGCAGTGCAACGTTGCCTTTAGTAAAGTTGATAGTTCCAATTATCCCAGCATGTGCACCAAAACTATCATGTGAGAACATCGGTCTACGAAAGTAAAGAATATGTTGATGCACCTAACATTCTGTTAATCCAATGTGTGATGTTGTTTGCTAaaaaaattgtttgtagctatGGAATTGGTCAACAGTGCTCAAAATCAAGATTAATTCCTCACTGCTTCTCATTGATGATTCCAGTACACCAAAAAAGAAATAGTCATTCTCTCAAGAGGTACACACACTTTTGAAATTTATGTACTTTAATTTCTTATGTTTGTCCATGTTAAATTCCATGACTTCATTCATGTCTCGTAGGAAAGTATACACCCTTATCATGTGTCATGTCCATGCCAAACCATTGGCCTTGCAGTTTGACtgacctcttcttctttttttgcaagTAAATTTGACTGACCTCTTTACTATCACTAAAGCAAGTATGCATGTTCCGGATTTATGATTAATTCTTCTTCCATGACACATGCCTTTCTATTATCTTGTTCACTTATATTTCTCATGATGTTGTAGTTTTCTTGTTATTAAAAGGTATAATGTAATGCATACCATCACTAATTTGCATCAACAGTATAGATATAAAACCCCCTTTCTTGTTTGTCGTTGCTACTTATGAAGTTATGCTTTTAGATAGTCGTTGAAACCTGTAATCTGCTGACAGGGTTATATTAAGGAGTGGCTCTGCTAATATTGTTGTTGTCAAACTCATGACCAGTTTTGAGTGATTAAAATGTCCAGTTGCTTCGAGGGTTCAACACATCATTTTATCGTACGATACGCTCTTTTCTTATTTGTACATACAATTGGCTATTCGAAAATGCCAAGGTTTTATAAAGGATGGATTTCTAATAGGACAACTAAATAATTGTATTGCCTAATTCTGCCGGTTGTGGCGAATCTCTAGAATGCACTAGAGTGGTTTTTCCTGTACAAGATAAATAATGTTTATATAATTTGTTCATTATTGGTAAGTTAGGATTATCCACAACATAGTGGCTTGTCTGTCAGTTTCAGCATAGAAACATACTTTAGGTTGTCTTTGCGATGAATGTGATTTCTTCTCCATTTTTCCTTCCGTGTGGTATGTGCAGGAAACACAGCTAAATGGTATTGTGAATGcatatttatttgatcagctcatgATTAAAATGTTTTAAGTATGAATGTATGACACATACATGGACTTGCACTAACTGAATCATATTTGTTACGTTCAATCTCTCCCGGGACAagaagctcgatgaacaagaggcaCTACATCTGGAGGCAACTGTTGTGTGCCAGCAAGATATCAACATTGATGCAGTTTTTAATAGCAATTCTTGTTGAGCGATGATTATTATACCCCTGCAGACTTAGCCTTGCCCGTCATGTACCAAAGCTGATGCAATTTCGCTAACAATGTTTGTTGATCCTGTCATGTTTTTTATAACTTGATATGAATGTCTTCTTTTGTTATGTCCGGGATGTTCCAGTTTGACATGTACTAAACAGATGTGGCGGGGATAGTCCAGTTTGACATGTACTCAAGTATTTGTGTCTGGAATGGTCCATTTTACCATCTTGTACCTGAGATGGTCCAGCTTACACGTATTTACATATAGTGCATGTGCCTGTGAGAGTGTCTTAATTTTTGTCATGTACTCAAATATCTTTGAAAAATGTTGACATACTCTTGAGTGACCATCATGTTCAAGTTTCTTGCATAATTATTTTATATGGTATAACCCACTATTGTACTTAATAGACGTGCAATGGGAAGGAACAGGAATGAACGCTGTGAAAATATGGCAGTCTTACTAGTAAGAACAAAATGTTTGGACAGGAAAAGGTGGAGGTGGTTACTGCAAAAGTCTAGTTTACATCTTACTACCAGTAAGGGGGTTTTCATAAAATGTACATTAAGTGGCCTAggatgcctccacttgaatctgtaCCATTCACGCTGGATCCGACGGCTCAGATTCGTTTTTCTATTTTTGCACTACAAGTTGTGCTTTTATTGTAGTCGCTcccacttcatgttatcctttgagctactCACTTTAGCGATCACAGTTTGGTTGTCGCGGGTCAAAGGATACCCGGTATAGGTTTCTCAACaatcggcaagtcattcaagagccgacgaagccaatctgcttcgactgtagctgtatctagtgatgtgagttctgctttcattgttgacctcgttagaatggtctgcttgcaagacttccaagaaacaacgtcacctccatgagtgaatacatatccgctcgtggcctttatctcatcagcatcagagatccagttTAAATCACTATACCCTTCCAGTACATTTGGGTACCCAGTGTAGCGAATTCCATAACTCGCAGTGCCTTTCAAGTAACGCAGAACTCTCTCTAgaactttccaatgcacatctcctggttttgagacaaaccggctcagtttgctaacagcaaaaaagatgtcaggtcttgtagcactggttaagtacataagcgagccaataatctgagaatatttcaattgatatctagcaattcttcgattctttcaaagcaacacgctagcatcatatggtgttggagagggcttgcagtcgctatagccaaagcgactcaagatctttttcacatagtgagattgaaacaATGTAATCCcatcatcatcgtctctcaaccgcTTGATGTTCAGAATAACattagccactcctaaatccttcatctcaaaacaatgaGATagaaaatccttgacctccttaataacattaagatttatttcaaaaatcaGTAtggcatcaacatacaagcaaaggataactccctcgcccccatctTGGCGATAGTACACATTTTatcagcttcgtttacaacaaagcctgcagctgttaaagttcttttaaacttctcatgccacttctTGGATGCTTGCTTAAGTCCACATAAAGACTTcgacttgcacacttttccttcctggcCATCTACtacaaatgaaggaaatatgctctaaagacaataataaagttgttatttatatttccttatatcatgataaatgtttattattcatgctagaaacttgctTGACGGCTAGGGCTAGTGAATGACGTTTTGGCTCCCGGAAGCGCACGCTCCCCATGAATAGCAAAAATATATATATAGTAAATGTTtttaaaaaattcagattttttttctaGATGTTCATGTTAGGGTCACAAGCATCCTTAAAAAAAATATGTGAAACGGAGCTGCGATGTTTTGCCCGTGAAAAAACAAATTGAGGGTGACAATTTGGGATAACATTTGGTGTTTTTTTTCACATGTCAAATTGTTTAATCTTTTTGTCTGTAAATTTGTATGTAGCATTTAGATGTGACAAAGAACACATAGAACTTTTGTTGGAATACTTTTGACATTTCAAATAATATTTTTCACGCGCAGGAGCGCGCACTCCCAAGAGCACCAACAAATTTCCGGTAcaaggagagagagagacaagGAGGACCAACTACATGACCAGCAAAAACTAGCATCTCAGTACGACCAAGATACCAGGTTCAGAACCAGAGTAAACACTAGAGCGAACATAAATGAACCCGCGATTCAACGGATTGAAATGTGTCGAAGGATCAAAAGCTGCTTCAACCAAGTACTGTAGTACTGAGCATAAATGGAACATTTTTCTACTAAATCATCAATGAAGCAACTAAAGACCATATTTGAGGATCACATGAACTCAGGCTAAGACGGCATAAAACACACATAGGAAAACATTCTTATGCTTTAATATTGCAGACGTACAAACTATAAACTTATGGCGCCTTGGCCAGCATAACTTCTCTATATAATTCCAGCGCCTCATCCATGATATTTGCTTTAGATAAAAGCTGTGCTCttttcttccccgaaggatgatatATGTCATTCCCAGCTAGCTTCTCAACGGTCTTAGGGGCTATGTGTGGATCGAAACCAGCAGCAGCCATTATCAGCATTCCCATGCGATCTGCCTCTCTCTCGATCCTACATAGGGAACATCATCAGGAGTGATTCTAACATGAAATGTTCACATAGAAAAGTTAAACATAAAACAAGCTAGAGAACTGTAGATCAAGTAAATGAACTCAGAGGCGACACCCATGAAGGGGATACATTGCATAACAAAGAGTTTGGCTAACCAACCAAGTTCCGATCTAGAATAGACCAGTGACTTTTGTTCCATGTAGATGCCCCAAAAGCTATACAACCTACTCAATTAAACACTACTTGCCTTACAGATGCATCTCTGCCGAAATTAAAACAGTTTATAAAGGAATAAAGgggcaagagaaattctgcaactcGTATAAATTCTTGAATGCATCACATGCAAAATTAGATTTGGGAGAATCGATTTGGCTAGTTAAACTTGGGTATTTGTGTTACTAGCTACATAAATTAGATTTGGATGAATGATTTTGGAGGTTTCAAAGTTAACATGGATTCTTTTTATGAATATATCACTGTATATAGACTACTATGTCAATTAAATTTTCTTTTGGGGTGACATGGCAGCAAAGATACCCCAGTAGATCTGCCTACGAAACTCATCATCGACAATCTGAGATGCAGAAGTGAATATACCTTCGTACGAAGTACACCTTGAGAGGATAAGGAAACCACTTCTTATATATAATTAACTCTGACCAGTGTCTGGCAACCAAATGTGCAATCTACAAAGAGGAGCAATAATGTCAACTTGAATACACCGGGAAAAGACTCAAAAGAAAAATAAACCTATTAATTCAGTAGGCCTACCTCATGTGCAAGAATAGTAGCAATTTCGGCATCAGTCTCCAAATTATTGAGCAATCCAGTGAACACTAAAATTTTGCCATTGGACCATGACACTGCACCCATATGCTGATCATTTTTCATAACAAACACCTCCAAGTCAAGACCATCAAGGTGAGTTATCTGTGGCTGTGATCTGCATGACTTGCCCTGTTTATTGCTCTCAACTGCATGCCTACCATCTAAGCTTGCGTCTTTGCCAGGGGAGCCATGGACCAAGGCCGCATCAGAACCCTTGATATCAAGGCCACGTTGAACGGCGCGAACAAGTTTCGCTGTGATAAGATTGACACGTACACTGTCGGGGTGGAGCGGGCTAAAGAACGTGGATGGGTAATTCctcttgaacatagaaaaacatgactcgccatactcgcggTCATCTAGAGGAGAGCGAACGACAAAGTGGATCCGGTTGGTATAAGGCACAGTCTCAAAGCGTAAGAAACGAGTTTGGCTGGTGTATGGGACACGAACAAGATAAGTGTGGTAGACAAACGACCACATAATGTTGATAAAAGCTGCAGCCACTGTGACCTTCCACAAACATCCAAAGTAGCTACGAGCAAAATGGATCGCCGATCTCGATGGGGCCACGCAATACTGCCAAGGCCGACATACAACTTGACGAATATGACCGAAGAAGAGTCCTCGGATGGGTCCCAAAATCTGCTGTTGCTGCAATGGAGCACTGAAGTACCACCGAGGAAGAAAGATGCCAGGCGTAATGCCTCGAAAAAGGAGTCTTCGGATAGATTCCATGTCCTTGAATTGCCGTGTGGTGGTGTAGAAACACCTAGGTAGCAGTGCCCCCCGTGCTAACGCAGGCGATCGACTATTGTGAGGCAAAATACGGCTGAAGAGGCGTCGATGAGTTGAGGCCAAGACCTCCCCATGCCATGGCACCGTCCGGTAGGGCCGAGAAAGCAGTGTCGCTTGTGCTAATGCAGGCGGTCGATTAATGTGCTTGATGATGTTGTGGAACAGACGCCCTTGGATCGGACCATGCCATGGGGCGGTGTAGTAGTGCCGAGGAAGCAGCATCGCTTGAGGCAACACAGGCGGTCTACAGCTGTGTTGAAATAAGAGTCCTCTGGTTCTGTCCAAGACCACAGAGGACTGCTCTGGCTGTGGCTGCAGGAGGCGGAAGGCCGTGGGCTTGTAGAGGAACGGAGGCAAGAGGACGGACGGCGAGATTCCCCTGCAGCTCATGTTCTTGGGTTTGAATTTCTACCAGGAAGAATTTTTGAGCACCGGCTTTCGTCTATACAGGGGTTGGATTCGCCAGGATGTATATATGAGCGACGGTGTTGGGCTGTTGGGAACTTGGGATCGGAGTAGGACCGTAATCCTTGACGGACTGGAATACTGTGGACGGATAATCCGAgttagagaaagaaaaaaattatcATCAGATCCGGTTCATAGGAGAAGAGGAATCCGGCCCAATCTCTTTCTTTGCCTTTGATGGCAAAAAAAAAGGGGGGAGGGGATTACCAGCGAAGCTGCCACAACGCCGCCGCCGGACCGCCTTGCCCCGGCGCTCGCGGCCAGGACACCCTGTCGCCGCTGGATCCGTGCGCTAAGTGGATTCAGGCATTGAAGCGCGATTGGGGTACCCTGCCGCCGCTGGGCCAGGACACCCTGCCGCCGCTGCTCATGTGTTGGAAGGATTAGGGTTGGGGACGCGCAAGCGGCGGCCGCCGCCCAGAGTCAGAGGGAAGGGGAGAACTGAAACTACCGCCGAGGGGACGTACTACACCCAGCGCCGTTGATCTACATCCGACGACACTCGCTACCAGCGCCACTTTCACTCGCATGGACACGAAAACAAGCAGCCCATGCGGCCCAGTACGCCCAGAAGGCCAGAACTCCCCGTGACGGAGGCTATGGAGGGGGCGGAGCAAGCCACTGCCCCGTGACGCGCCGAAGCAAGCATCGTCGCGCCGTCGAGCTTTCGAGGCCACTAATCCAACGCCGTTGGCTACTCAGGCTCTAGACAACGCCGTTCCCTGCTACTTCTTTTGTATTAATATTTATCAGTTTTAGTTGGACAGATCCAGCAGAGGAAGTAACGCAGCAGAGACAAAGCCAAATTTGTAATTGATGTAAATCAAAAGTAATGTGTAATGAATAGTGTGAGTGGATTTAAATTCAGTTTGCAATGTGATTTGAGAGTGGAGTTGAGTGAATAGTTTGCCTTAATTTTTGTTTGGTTGTTGAGTTTATTTGACTGAATGTTTGAGTTGAGAGTGGAGTTGAGCGATTCCAGGACTACAAAGACCAACAAGTCACAATCCTTGATTTGGCTGTTGAATGTACAATTACCATAAAAGTGACACTTGAACAGAGGCCTTGCATATAGAACTTGCAGGTGCATCGAACAAAATAGATGCCAAAACAGGGTAATATATCTCTGGGATATATGGCTGGAGATTGAGCATTATAATTGCTACTTGTAGTGAAGTTCGACTTGTACATGTGCATAATTAGACCAAAGCAAATGGCAAAATGTTGTCTAGAACTAAACTTGGACTTGAAAAGATCATCTGTAATTGCCCATCAATTCTTGTTTGCTCTCTCATTCATTTGCCCAAAAACAACAGTACTTCACCATGAGCCAGTGAAAAGATCATCTGTAATTGGCCCCTGAAAGTTAAATAAATAAGAATACCATATGAGCAAGATTTTACCATCAACAACTGAGTGAAGCTAAGGCTGGTCTTGTAACCTTCAGGCACCTCCGCATTATCCCTATAAACCCTATCATTTGCAACTTGTGCACCACCACCACCTGCCACTTCCCCCACCTCTTGTATCTTGTTGTGAATTAAAATTGGAGGCCGTGAGAATTAATGGACATAATGATAACAACGAAAGCACTCTATAGTTTAGCAACATGCATATTCACCCAACTGTGATGTAGCTCTGCTTTCTCTCCTTTCCCTAGCCTTGTGCTTCTTATCGAGCCAAATTTATTTTCGTTTTGAACTCTTTGTTTGGACCTCCTTTTTCTTTAGACGTGCATTAGTCAACAAGTCATTTGGCGGCCTAGCATCTGTCGGAATTGTACATGGATACTCGGATGTGCTTGCACATGCATTAATGTTTTCTTCAATTTGTTTACCAAGGACGTCAAGTGTGTCGTCTACTATCACGACACATTCCCAAAAGTAGGCCGCTCAATCTACCAAATTATGAAATTTGTGGGACATATATTTGTAGCTAAGCATGGCATCCATATTCGGATTTAAGATGATATTTCTTCCTTCCTTGTCTTGTACAGTTCCACTCCGTGCTTCCTTTGTCCGGCGCTTTAACACACATAATGTGGCGGTAGTGACTTGATATTCATCAAATCGAGAACTTTAAGAACATGGCCACACAATATCCCAATTCTATCAAATTGCCGACAGCAGCACACAACTGTTTGCTTCAAAGGATCACTGATAACTTTATACTCCTCCTCAAAGATACAATCTCCTACTAGATATTCATTACAACCATCTAATGCCTTGGTACAAACTCACAAGGATATTTCATATTCACCTTGAAAAGCTTCAAAAATACCAGATGTATATAACTTGCTAGCTTGCACCAACATAGGTCTCCTCATAAATATTCTAGGCAACCTTTTCCTTGATTCAAATTCTGAATTCAGTTCATTGTTCCTTTTTCCCTTGCACCACCCTTTCAAAATGCTTAAAGAACCGGACGATGTCAATATCAGATTTGAAATGGAATTTCAAGTTATTATTCAAGCTCTCACTCAATTGTGTACTTCTCATTCCTAATGTGAAGATATCCTTCATATAATATTCAGCCCATTTTTCCTTTAACTTATATATATACTATCCAACCAAGTTTGCTTGCTCATCTTTTTCCTTATGAGGTCAATTTTGTGTTCAAATTCTGCCATGTCTTCATACTCAAACATGCACGCGCTAAAATCTGATAGAATACTTGTTTCTTGATTCTCCTCTTTTTCCTTCTCTTCATTCTCTTCTTTTTTCCTTCTCTTGCTTCTTATGttttttcttcccttttttctTCTCCCCATTTTTCTCTTCATCATTCTCTTCATGTAGATGTTTGACATCATTCTGCATAATGTGAAAGGTGCATAAACCATGTCGTGCTTCTGCAAACACGTCCTCAACTGCATTTCCCATTGCGGTCTGATGGTTGATGGACGGTGCCAAGCAAAGGACGTGCCTCTGACTTGGAATCGCTGAGTCAGAGGATCGCGTTCccgttccattagggttagggtgaGAGTAAGCACTTTTCGGCAACGTCCTAACTTCCTGATGTCTTCGCAACGTCATTTTTAAGCGACCTTCGCAATGTCATTTCTTTCTTAGATTTCGCATTTATCTTTTGCTCTGGTTCGCCCGATCGCAtttgggaaaaaagaaaaaaatgaaataattCACAAAGAAAAAAGTTcgtgaattcaaaaaaaatccactgattttgaaaaaaaacatgaaatgaaaaaaagttcatcgactttaaaaaaagttcatccaattttaCAAAAAttcatagaatttgaaaaaaaatcattgaaCTTGAAAAagtttcatcaaatttgaaaaaaagttcattgaattttacAAAAATTGAAATAGTTCATCTAATTTTAAAAAggtcatcaattttggaaaaaaatcaagACTTTTTTTTGGAAAAGAACAAACCGAACTGTAGAACGAAACAAAAGAACAGGGCAAGCAACCACCAGTTCCATTTAAAAAAATTCACAAATATGAAAGTGATCACAATTTTCAAATATTGATCACAATTTCAAataatgttcttgttttcaatttTGTTCCTTTTTTATTCACAAAAACTGTTTGTGCTTTTGAAAATTTGTTCCCATTATCAAATTTTTGTTCTCAAAATTCTATAAATGTTAGGGTTTTcggaaaatgttcacaaatttcaaaaaccaATCTATCGAAAAATGTGCACGTCTCTTGTTTTATCTTTCTGAAATTTGAAAATATGTCCGAGTTGGTAATTTTTTTATCGCATTTTGATACACTGCCCGTTTgttaaaaaaaatcacaatttcgaaggaaaaattcaaaaaattcaaaaaactgtcCAGATTCTTCATTGTATTAGTTCTTATACCAGCACGCTTCATATTTAGCATGAAGGCTTGTTAGGTCTACTGGGTAGCTCCTCTCGTATGCAACATGGAGATCCAGAAATTGAATCTTGGCAGCACTTTTTAGGCTTGCTTTTTTTTCACATTAACATCGCAGCGCTACTGTACAAGCAGGCGCGCCCgctattgggccggcccagtcagggTTCCGTGCGTGCGTCGCACGGCTGTTTGACGCAGCAGAATACGTCTAATAGGAGCTCTCCGCTGATTCGATCTTGTGCacttttttttgaaaaaagttgATGGGAAAAAAGAGAGAATGGGCCAACCCAGAGCGGATCAGTATGTGCGCCTGTTAGCGAATTTAGCACCTCAAGCGTTGAATAGGATAGGGTACTCCAAAACCACTGGTTTTGCCAAAAATAACACAAAATACCACCACCTTCATGGCAATAACAAATCACACTAATTCCAAACTGAGCCGTGTCTATAGAATGGGTCGGCCCAGAGCGGAGCAGAATGTGCGCCCGTTAGCGAATTTCAAAGAAACTAGCATCTGAAGCGCTGAATAAGATATGCCCATACCGAACTAGTCGTCTGGTGGAGAGTAAATTGCTCAAAACCACCATATTTGTGGCTAGGATACTCCAAAACCATCGTTTTTGCCAAACCTCTACGGCAAGTAAATAACAAATCGCACAAATTCCAAACTAAGCCGCGTCTAACAGCGAAGCTAACGGGTGGGGTCAGTCTATCGCATCCTACCATCCATC
This portion of the Triticum dicoccoides isolate Atlit2015 ecotype Zavitan chromosome 7A, WEW_v2.0, whole genome shotgun sequence genome encodes:
- the LOC119327787 gene encoding uncharacterized protein LOC119327787, encoding MSCRGISPSVLLPPFLYKPTAFRLLQPQPEQSSVVLDRTRGLLFQHSCRPPVLPQAMLLPRHYYTAPWHGPIQGRLFHNIIKHINRPPALAQATLLSRPYRTVPWHGEVLASTHRRLFSRILPHNSRSPALARGALLPRCFYTTTRQFKDMESIRRLLFRGITPGIFLPRWYFSAPLQQQQILGPIRGLFFGHIRQVVCRPWQYCVAPSRSAIHFARSYFGCLWKVTVAAAFINIMWSFVYHTYLVRVPYTSQTRFLRFETVPYTNRIHFVVRSPLDDREYGESCFSMFKRNYPSTFFSPLHPDSVRVNLITAKLVRAVQRGLDIKGSDAALVHGSPGKDASLDGRHAVESNKQGKSCRSQPQITHLDGLDLEVFVMKNDQHMGAVSWSNGKILVFTGLLNNLETDAEIATILAHEIAHLVARHWSELIIYKKWFPYPLKVYFVRRIEREADRMGMLIMAAAGFDPHIAPKTVEKLAGNDIYHPSGKKRAQLLSKANIMDEALELYREVMLAKAP